One Nostoc sp. UHCC 0302 DNA window includes the following coding sequences:
- a CDS encoding ISL3 family transposase, translating to MKFPVEQILNLPEMQVLDFQELEGEEIIITIEKGVNYSTCPSCRQITRSIHQNHWRMIHDLPWNKKSVLLKINHRQFKCHKCKKVFSEQLDFVDKSKGYTKRLASDIVQQVLNSNIHSVAQRNGLSDEQVESMLNNLVSQILTINLSQVRKLGIDEIALVKGQGNYLAVLVDLDSHKLIEIVQSRRIEDIREVIVIWGVDVLNQIEEVSIDLWSPYKKLVEDLMPNANITADRFHVMKQITDELDTMRKNEKEAAMSLDDELEKARKLEALNKSKHSLLKNENSLNEKQKLKLQSVLEVSPHLAKMHALKEQFRQIFDTTKSWGDSITQLLDWMYDARSYFPKSLGTMVRWFGEIVGYFDGRTTSGTVEGINNKLKLIKRLGYGFRNFNNFRIRSLLNWHFSINFP from the coding sequence ATGAAATTTCCTGTAGAACAAATCCTGAACCTTCCCGAAATGCAAGTATTAGATTTTCAAGAACTTGAAGGGGAAGAAATAATTATAACCATAGAAAAAGGAGTGAATTATTCAACTTGTCCTTCCTGTCGACAAATTACTCGCAGCATACATCAAAATCATTGGCGGATGATTCATGATTTACCGTGGAATAAAAAATCAGTACTCTTAAAAATAAATCACCGCCAATTTAAATGTCATAAGTGTAAAAAAGTATTTAGTGAACAACTAGATTTTGTAGATAAAAGTAAAGGATATACTAAAAGATTAGCATCCGACATAGTTCAGCAAGTATTAAATAGTAATATCCATAGTGTTGCCCAGAGAAATGGTTTGAGTGATGAACAAGTAGAATCGATGTTAAATAATCTGGTGTCACAAATACTAACTATTAACTTAAGTCAGGTAAGAAAGTTAGGGATAGATGAGATTGCATTGGTGAAAGGACAAGGAAACTACTTAGCAGTATTAGTGGATTTAGATAGTCATAAACTAATAGAGATAGTGCAGTCGAGAAGAATAGAAGATATCCGTGAAGTTATTGTAATTTGGGGAGTTGATGTACTTAATCAGATCGAAGAAGTGAGTATTGATCTCTGGTCACCTTATAAAAAATTAGTAGAAGATTTAATGCCAAATGCCAACATAACTGCTGACAGGTTTCATGTGATGAAACAAATTACGGATGAATTAGATACTATGCGTAAAAATGAAAAAGAAGCTGCAATGTCGTTAGATGATGAATTAGAAAAAGCCAGAAAGTTAGAAGCATTAAACAAGAGTAAACATAGCTTACTGAAAAATGAAAACTCTTTAAATGAAAAGCAAAAATTGAAATTACAATCTGTGTTAGAAGTTTCGCCTCATCTCGCTAAAATGCACGCACTTAAAGAACAATTTCGCCAGATATTTGACACGACTAAATCTTGGGGAGATAGCATCACGCAATTATTAGATTGGATGTATGATGCTCGTTCATATTTTCCGAAAAGTCTAGGGACAATGGTGAGATGGTTTGGGGAAATAGTTGGTTATTTTGACGGCAGAACTACCAGTGGTACTGTAGAAGGGATTAATAATAAACTCAAGTTAATTAAACGACTTGGATATGGCTTTCGTAACTTCAATAATTTTCGTATACGCAGTTTATTAAACTGGCACTTTAGTATTAATTTTCCATAA
- a CDS encoding MFS transporter yields the protein MTSDETLKPKVLNKVTRRLIPLLFVLYIIAYLDRVNVGFAALQMNHDLGFSSTIYGFGSGIFFLGYFLFEIPSNLILERIGARVWIARIVITWGVIAASMMFVKSPLSFYLLRFLLGIAEAGFFPGIILYLTYWFPTIQRAKTVALFMTATAVAGIVGAPLSGLLLTLHGIMGLAGWQWLFLVEGLPAIFMGFVVLSYLCERPEQAQWLEVEERSWLQERLRLENEHKTRHKSYTLLQSLVNPKVWLLSLIYFTLVIGLYGISFWLPQIIKGFSGLSDLWVAFLSVIPYLVGAIGMVFVGSHSDQTGERRAHVAIPAFIGAFGLVLSAYFHQPVTALASLSLAALGIWGALGPFWALPTAFLSGTAAAGSLALINSVGNLGGFVAPYVIGLIKDATNSFTGGLLVMAAALLFGGILALIVRHDSSLERLDTIS from the coding sequence ATGACATCAGATGAAACGCTCAAACCAAAGGTATTAAACAAGGTAACTCGGCGGCTGATTCCCTTGTTATTTGTGCTTTATATCATTGCTTATTTGGATCGGGTTAATGTCGGGTTTGCCGCCTTGCAAATGAATCACGATTTGGGCTTTAGTTCCACAATCTATGGTTTCGGCTCAGGGATTTTCTTCCTGGGCTACTTTTTGTTTGAAATTCCTAGCAATCTTATCCTAGAAAGAATTGGTGCTAGGGTTTGGATTGCCCGGATTGTCATAACTTGGGGCGTAATTGCCGCAAGTATGATGTTCGTTAAAAGTCCTTTGAGCTTTTACTTATTACGTTTTTTATTAGGAATTGCCGAAGCTGGCTTTTTCCCTGGGATTATTCTTTACCTCACTTATTGGTTCCCAACAATTCAACGCGCTAAAACCGTAGCTTTATTTATGACAGCAACTGCGGTAGCTGGGATTGTAGGAGCGCCCCTTTCTGGTCTGCTGCTGACCCTACATGGAATTATGGGATTAGCAGGTTGGCAGTGGTTATTTCTAGTAGAGGGTTTACCCGCCATCTTTATGGGTTTTGTAGTGCTGAGTTATCTCTGCGAACGTCCAGAGCAAGCTCAATGGTTGGAAGTAGAGGAGCGTTCCTGGCTCCAGGAGAGATTACGGCTAGAAAACGAACACAAAACTAGGCACAAGAGTTACACCTTACTTCAATCTCTTGTCAATCCTAAAGTTTGGTTACTGAGCCTGATTTATTTCACACTAGTAATTGGTCTTTATGGTATTAGTTTCTGGCTGCCACAAATTATTAAAGGTTTTTCTGGATTAAGTGACCTATGGGTGGCATTTCTTTCAGTTATTCCGTATCTTGTAGGTGCGATTGGAATGGTTTTTGTTGGTAGCCACTCAGACCAGACTGGAGAACGCCGCGCTCATGTAGCTATCCCAGCTTTTATTGGCGCATTTGGTCTAGTTTTAAGTGCTTACTTTCATCAGCCTGTGACTGCGCTAGCGTCCCTTTCCTTGGCAGCACTGGGAATTTGGGGGGCTTTAGGGCCATTTTGGGCTTTACCCACTGCTTTTTTGAGTGGTACAGCTGCTGCTGGCTCCTTAGCGTTAATTAACTCTGTAGGCAATTTAGGAGGATTTGTTGCTCCCTACGTTATCGGCTTAATTAAAGATGCCACTAATAGTTTTACCGGAGGGCTGCTTGTAATGGCAGCAGCACTGCTATTTGGCGGAATTCTTGCTCTGATAGTGCGTCATGACTCTTCTTTAGAAAGACTCGATACTATCTCTTGA